The Primulina huaijiensis isolate GDHJ02 chromosome 10, ASM1229523v2, whole genome shotgun sequence region GGAAAGCACGACAAGGGAAGAATTATAAAGCATGAGTAGTGGGAGTTTTTAGCGACTTTTTGGAGCAGAAAAATGGGGCAAACTACCGAACAGCTGCCTCACCTTAACTCTTTCTAATCATTGCATGTTTCGTGGGTCAGCACTCAACCCCGTGAATTTTGTAGTTTATCATCAAGATAAAATCTGGTTTCTCGCGAGAGTGAAACATTTGACCCTTTATTATATTCCTTGATATATTTCAAGATTCCTTTTGGAAGCGATATTTTCACATTTTTCGTGGCTTTTAGATTTTGTTCTTGGTATGATTTCGTATTTGgatttaattttgataaatgaaatataaGTATAAGATCTTAGATGCGTAGCGGCGCTCCTGAAATGGCTAAACGAGGTTTCTTCTTACCTCTAATAAATTACACCATCGGTGCTTTAAATGAGCGAAACTGTTGTTTTAACGGTTTTGTTACCTTTTCAACATCTCCGTCCTTACCTAATTAATGAAAGTAGAAAAATATTCAGGCTAATTGAAATAAATGTTAGTTTATGTTACATCTTACagattttcttcttgttctaaTATCATTAAATCATGTGAGTCTCTTACATTTTTATGAAAGTTAAAATATATGTCGATGATCTAAAGATTAACATTTAACCACGTCGTAGAAAGAAAATTACTCCAAATATATAATGGAATAATCCTTAATTTTGTTTAACAAGTAGAAAGAGGGACCACAATCACCTTTCTCAcatcttcaaatttcaaaagaCACAACAAATTATACCTTGATCATCTTAGTAAAATTCTTAAATCAATTTGTCGATGATTTATTGCTCACTTGATGTTCGAAATTCAATTAGATCAAACTCATTTTATTTATcgtttataataataataatgattaattaaacaacatgtttggtaaaaaaaaaattgatggcaAGATTTCAAAGGTTTTGATATTGGGAGCATTATGGTAGCAACTCGAATTCCTACTTAAACTTTTTTAACAAAGtattttgaaatgaaaaaatatattttcttcaaaaaattatatttaataacaataattatgATGGTTTAAAGGAAGGAAGTGGGAACATGGATAGTTGCAAGCCATGACTACTTTTcaatgttgatttttttttttatataaaaaaagtagctattaaaaaatacattattttaatCAATGCCGTAAATGGCGGGGTGGTCCCCAAGAAGACTAATCAATTGGCCAAGGCTTTAGAATTTCAACCGTGATTTGTCCTCGAgttatatcatttttatttttatatttcaagtcAAACTTTAAACAACAATGTGATTCAAATttggatatttttattttaaaaaaatatttaatttaaaatttttttattgatttttttaaaaaaatttgtgctcGGGGTGAAATATATAACTCAAAGTAATCATAtcgtttaattttataataattttgaagatattaattattatattaagctAGCAAACGATTTCTAAactattgaaaaaaatttaactatGCTCAACTCGAACGAGATActtaaataaaacttaaaaaatattgaaattgttagacataacttaattgTGCCAATGAGAATCAAAACCAGCAGGTCACTAGTTAAAATTAGTAGGCAATATAAAAGTAGAAGTCTTCATTTTACTAAATCAGAAGCAGAACTAAGGTTAAACGGATTAGAAAATCAGAAGCAGAACTCAGTCTAAACTGGATTAACTTAACGTCTTTTGTGCAAACAGATCTAGTTTTGAATGTTACTGTTACTTTACCGagtactagcattaattgcaccattaaatACTGTACGGAGCTATTTATTACGTATTACCAGTTTTAGTATGAAAACAAGACTGACTGTGTCAAAGCTTTTTGCAAGaccattttcaaatattaaagcTGATTTTATCAGAAGTCTAAGAAGTTGTTTTGCATGTAGACGTTGAGCGCaagacttctataaatatacaagaacgACGTCGATAATAAGAGAGACATCACCGATTACATTCTTTACGAACATCAATTTGAGCACTCAGAACGACTCATCTTATTCAATGCTCAATATACAAAAaagtagcacacgcttcatagcatatatctgatctgttgagatcatcttgtgctgctgTTTCTCACACTCTTCAAAAACTGTTCATATTACTCATCTCTTGTTAAGAAGAGTTTGTAATTTGAAAAGAGTCTTTTTCATAATATTGTCATAATTACTCGCAGTGTGTTGTgaagctaagagtttcagtaggcaaagggtaagtcctgctgaagtgggtatgtacaagtgttgtactgtaaaatccaaagtcttttagtgatatctttctggaaacagaagaaggggagacgtagaagattttatcttcgaacttccataaacaatcaTTGCTTATTGCCtactatttttatcattttcattcctcgaaccatcagatcgtttccgcactattttgtgatttgttggttatatatttgtacaagatcagctacaatctctaacaggattttagCACCATTTGAAAAAGAGATAAACAAAGGAtcgagtttattcacccccacTAAACTCAATATCGATCCCCAAcagaaatgaaataaaataaaaaataatataaagtaaaattcattttagTACACGAACCGTCATCATAAAATCAATTTTAGCTTTAacttaaattgttttaaaacacaattaacattaataaattcaattacatacatatgtttattttcaagattatttaatttaatttattgatatttttaaaatatatttattttaaaattatattgtgataaataattatcaacttaaatatataaatattttttttatcatattgataaaacataataaataaatatatgtcatCAGAGTTTGTAGTTTTTTCGGACGATCGAagcaaaaataataatcattttaatttttagaataTGTCATTGATCTGTTGGAATTCAGGACGTAACTCGAGAATGAGTGACATTTTTTATGCGTTGTTTTATCGGTGTTTAGACCGCCACATGCCACCATTTTCCAAAGTACGTGTCTTCTCATATTGTATAACTTTCACGTTGAACAATTTCTCGAATTTCAACAGATCAATACTAGATTTTGAAAAACTAAAATGAAGATTATTTTTGCTTCGGCCGTTCGAAAAGAATATCTCAAGACTCagataacatatatttatttattatatttttatcatatgataaaaaaatagttatatatttgatttaataattatttattataatataattataaaataaatatatttttaaaaatattaaataaaataaaataaatattattgaataaaaatgtGTATCTAATGGAATTTATTAATGAAAATTGGACTTAAAAGCATGGTTAGCTGCCCACGCTGGCCGGAGccaaaaatttgatattatctGGGCTTAAATGAGTGATGATTAGATGAATGATAATTCATTGACTatgtagaaaaaaaattatttttaaccgTTGATAATAAAGCTATTCtacaaaaatttcataatataaAGACTATAAAAGATCAATTGTAAAAGTTTACTCTAAACTGGATCATGATACTAGCTCCGTCCCTGTTTAAAAACAATTTAGGTTGAGggtaaaattcatttttttaaacttgaataCGTACTAATTTgtcaatttataaataattcatataccaatcaagtaatttacaatatttaaatgtaacaatttttcaataatttatataccaaaataaattttactaaaaaaatatataatataaatattcttGCACCTCTTATCCAACATACATTAACCCTTTTCTCTTTGAAATGGAGCACACTGAGTTGGGCCAGAGAGAGCGattgaaataaattgaataGCCCAGTGTAGAGATTTCCATGTTCACTCCAATGGTTTCATTATCTcgattataaatttataattctcgtggcaaaattgcatatttatcttttccaattttaatattcgatattatcaaatttcaattctagtattatttttataattttaattatttttctgcTAGAGTGCTGACGTGACactacataaatcaatatcatgTTCATACCATATCATGTTGAGGTTAAGacagaaaaataattaaaatcacaagaaaaaacaaaatatatatgattaaaattgaaaataaataaataaatatacaagacCAAATTAAAAATGAAGGTTTGAGAATTAAGATATTgccaatataaaatataatttctgaaaTTCTATTTGAGTCgttcaaatttataaaatattgtcagttatatatatcaaaactcaCACGTGATATACAAAGTACAAAGTTGTTCAAGTTTAACCGTTGgactcaaatttgattattttaggttcttataaaatcatcaaaaaatcCACCAAGTCAGCGTGCgagttttttaatattaattaatttctgcATATTACAAATTAACAAtacgattaaaaaaaataaatgaattatttCACATACTTTCTGTAAgcataaaataaagaaaaatcttaaaatttcgACGCCTAGAAAATATATTCCTGCCATAACCAACAAAGAACACATTTGGATGTATATNNNNNNNNNNNNNNNNNNNNNNNNNNNNNNNNNNNNNNNNNNNNNNNNNNNNNNNNNNNNNNNNNNNNNNNNNNNNNTATATATATTAGATGGTTGAATTGTTAACttgaaaaatttaaacttagGCTAAATCATAAAGTACTGACCCAAATATTGGAATTCATGCCGGATAAGTTAAAGAAGCTCCtctttataaatcttttggTCTTTTTTTCATTCTTGAAAGCATCACTAAGGGAAAACTTCCTCTCCTCCTTGAAGCTCCCCCAACGGCCCGAGCCCAGTTTTCTAGCTCCGCTCCTCTTCTTGAGCCTCACATCCTCTTCCTGGGCCGTAACCACACCTTTTCGGAACGAAAACGTGCATGCGAGCGACATGGAACGACCAACATATGGCCCGTCGAGCACCGTGACGGGCGAGGACGACATCATGCTAATCTTACTATCATCATTCGACATCAACCTAGGAGGCAAGTCCAAACGCCTCGCTGCCACGCTCTTGGAAGGCATGCTGAATGTGACGGCATCGGTGGACCTCGCCTTCCCAGGTTCCACCTCCCACCGGAATGGAACGGAAAGAGACTGGTGAAGTGGAGGCGTTAGCATTTGAATCGGCTCGCTCGGCTTCGATGGGAGTTTGGATAAAGAAAGTTTAGGTTTGATTTCATTGCGATCATCTACTTCCAAGCCCATAGGAGTAATTATAACATAAACTAGCTCTCTTCTGCATCGGACATTGTATATACAAACACATAAttttagtgtgtgtgtgtgtatatataggtAGATTTGAGAGGGTGGGAGTTATTGTGGTTTGAATGTGAAGAGCCTCTCTTCACGAGTGATGAAAAAATAGGTGTAACGGTTAGTCCAACTCAAGTGAGATTTAAATGACTATAATGGTTTTTTAATANATGAAAAGTGACTCTTAAAACTATGAGTTGGTTTGTGTAAATGCCGATTTAAGACATGATAACAAAGTAGACAGTTAAAGACTTTAATGATGATGCCATGAGATTCAAGTGGagtttttcctttctttttttttttcctaacgATTGACACCGTGTTTCGTTAAAAAtagattaaaactgaaatttgataaaatagaATACGACCAAAACCGCAATTTGTAAGCCAAACATGAATGGACCAAATTAACTTTGTGGCTTAAAAAATATCTCAAACGTACAAAAGTAGCACAATTGCATGATGCCTAACTCCAATTAATTGTAAGATACAAGCTTAGTAAATAATCAGTCCTTAATATCATGCATTAGTTTGCATACAAATAGGCtcgaaattcttgaaatttaagaACTGTGATTCTACGTTAATGTTATAGGATATACCTTTTCTGTCCATTTTCTGATTTTATATTAACAGATATATATTGCTGCATTCGaagtaaattttatttcatatataatCTGAAAGTTAATTAAACAGAACTTTtagttaatatatatatgatacaCATGCATGTTTGTGTTCAATTTTGAATACCATAATTATAAACTAAACTAAACCCATATTTTCTCTATgtgcacttttttttttaattacaacatTAGGGTGGGTAGgggatatgatttttattgttttctacgTGAGTTCGAACACATGCCTCTTCCTCAAAGAGGAGAGAGATGTTTATGTCACTTCATCCAACCGGTGGTGACAATTTTACATCTATTGATCTTGATATGCTAACATTAGCGAATACAACGTTTAGATCCATAATTTTAAGAAATATNAATAAACTtgacaaaggaaaaaaaagtaaAGCAAAGCAAAAAGGGAAAATCATGTTGGGTGTTAAATGCATTTCAGTTTCGAGTGGAAATTTCATCAAGActtctggttttttttttttttatcgccTGCGCCTCCACGGAACCGCATGCTTAAAGCTTGCACAAATATCAGCCtgaaacacaaaatttatttgatctGATTAAAATCTTACAAATACTACTAgctagaaaattttaaatgctCTATATATAgttaaaataatgtatttttcttttaaaaaattggagaatttattttcataaatatataaattattatgtcGAAAATGTTCAATAACTGAATCATACTTATAAGTATATCAATTCATGCACCATTtgttttaaacataaaattaataaaaagtaaGATAAATGTATAAATCAATCATAAATTTACACACCAATATATTAGAATCCATGCCAGATAAGTTAAAAAAGCTTCTCCTCTTAAATCTTTTGATCCTTTTTTCATTCTTGAAAGCATCACTAAGAGAAAACTTCCCCTCCTCCTTGAAGCTCCCCCACCGCCCCGAGCCAAAGTTTCTAGCTCCGCCCCTCTTCGCACCCTCTTCCCCGGCTGCCACCACACCTTTCCGGAACGAGAACGTGCATGCAAGCGACAATGAACGGCCGACGTATGGCCCTTCCAGGACCGTGACGGGCGAGGACATTATGGTCATCTCACTATCATCATTCAACAATCTTGGAGGCAGGTCCAAACGCCTTGCCACCAAGTTTTTGGAAGGAGGACGGCGTGCAGTGGCGGTATATGGTGGTGTCGCAGTGGCCTTGGCGGCCCTTGCCTTCCCCGGCGCCACCTCCCACTGGAATGGAATGGAAAGAGACTGATGAAGTGGTGGCGTCAGCATTTGAATCGGCTCCCTTGGCTTTGTTGGAAGTTTGGATAGAGAAAGTTTAGGTGTGGAGTTTGGCCCGTTGATCTCATAGTGATCATCTACTTTTAACCCCATTGTAATAGAAACATGAACTTATAAATCTAGTTCTCCTTGGCTCGGAGATTTTATacgcacatatatatatatatatagtcttgtgtatatgtatatatacattgGAGAAGGGTGGGTGGGTTTGAGTTAAACTTGGTTTGAATATGGAAAGGCTCCCCGGCATGAATAATAAAGTAAATTGTGAGTTTGTAACGGATACTTCAACTATTTATGATATTTGAATGATTATAATGACCTTTTAATGAACACATATATGCTATAGAGGCTATTCATATGGTCAAtgtgataaatttaattatccttaatttaatagttattttttttaaaataaaaaatttcattaatgTCATATCTCCcgtgataattattttttatttagctttTCACTTATCTAGAAAGTTGTTATATTTCAATACAGTGCAATATATTTCAAACTTTATAATAGTActtcatataatatttaaaatctatCGCCAGATACgtactaaattttatttattctaaAAACATAATCCAACATTTATTCCAAGCTCcatcaaatcttttttttttaaaatcacgatccatcaaatattttaaaagctatttggaaaaaaaaatccaaacacCCTGAAATACACACACTGATTGAGAATTATTTGATCCATCAAATATTCACAATtgctaattatttgaaattattcgaACTGATCAATTCTGTCGAATTTGAGCTTTGTTATGATCACTCAAAAGCTATTGAGTTAgcttatgtttttttaattaatttataatttaatacatattgagaaatatataattacaaaatataatatataattaaaataaatttaataaataatgcatATGTTAGACGCAACGTTCCGAATATATATtgacaaaataatattaattgtttCTTGGGATTGTGctttgatattattattttaatattttctgatATGATACATGATTTGTCATCTTTGACTTAAGCTACCAtgcgtttatttatttatgtggaCCAACTTCTTTTTTCATCAGCATGCAAGTTTTCTTCAGAACAGATTGAATAATACatcatttttaatgaaaatggaTATAAGTTTCAACTGATGTAAATATAGATATTTTGCATATTttacaagataaaaaaatataattttgtttttctatATTAGTCTTTGTGCAATTTTAATCCTCTTTCAACCTTAGTcaactatttttatttttctaatttaatcattttttttatgtggTGTTAACGTGGTGCCAACGTGATGctcaaaaattattaaaattgtcaaaaaaatacaaaaataatactgaaatTTGACGATGGTAGAAGACCAAACtgcaaataaacaaaacatgtgatcaaaattgtaattttcccaAATATTTTGTGCTCACTTTAAGAATGTGAAGatattttgtccaaaaattttataacatgaaTTCCTATGGAGGTACATTTTCAAATGCAAAATAGTGAATTAAAGTTTagtatgcatatatatatatgcatgtgcTTGTGTATTGATTGGACCTAAAACAACATGTGTCCAGAACCCTTTTTTGCCTAGACTTGGCATCGATGCATGATCATTTATCAACTCTTTATTTGTCTTCCAAACATCACATCATACAAGTAAAAATTTTGCATCAGTAGTACTCACCCAAAAAGTTGATATATGCTGGGCTTTATATAATCAGCAACCAGAATTTGAAGAACATGGCTGTTCACGACAAAAGGCAGATTAAGACAAGGTTCGCCAAAGGAATTGTTTATACTGCAGATGAAACACGAATCGGTATGGTAGTTGAAATGCATGTTCAGTCCAACGACTAATTGTTTTATACCGAGTATATTTCATCAGGTGTAGCAAAAACACAAAACACaatcattataattttaaagcAACAAGGCATGCATTTCCATGTGATTCACACTTATAATCACCATAATCATGAGGTTGAACGCACATTTCAAAAAATCTCAATGATCTTGAATGAATTGAAAACGAGATCTTACACTACACAACTTTGTATAAAAGCTCTAAAGCATGTGATCGAGATATAAATATACCTTAGACCGTTATGCTACATTGGCCTCTTCTTCATATTATTAACAGGTCTGAGCTATTTTTTCAGATGCATGATCCCATTACACGCAAGGGTTCCCTCAAGATCCCCAATGATCCGAGATATCTGTACCTCGAGTCCTCTTTGAACTTCTCGGAAAAGGGTTCGAATACTATCAGCGAACCTTTTCATGTCGAATGTTGCAGGCTTTTCGATATCTTCTGTATCACAAACGAAACCCGAAGCAATCTTGGCTTGAACTTCCATTAGTTTTTGACCAGTTGCAACGATATATCTCTGTAGTTGAAAGGTTTCTTCAAGAAACTGCTCCAGTATTTTGGTTTCATCCTCTGTTTTAGCAGTGTTGGAACCTCCATTGTTCAAATTCAGGTTCTTCTCATGCTGCAATTTATACAGATAAGAGGATAAGATAAGATGACTGACTCGTAAAAGTCTAATGAAAAGTAGGTAAAATTAAGATAAACTTCTTGTTATATGTTAAGAATTAGAGCTTACCATTCTCTTACAAAGATCATCATTTTTGGCCTGAAGCGACTGATATCGATCAACCTGTTTGTTCAAGAGTGATATAAGAGGATAGAATCCCTTCAGTCCACAAACCCCATTTTTGTTTCCACCATTTTCATTACTTTCTTGTTTTCCTGTAAGCCTCTCGAGCATGAGTAATTGCTGCTTAAGTCTCTTAATCTTGTATGACACACCTAGAGCGTGAATATCCATTTTCCAGTTACTTTTGTTGCTTAATTCTTGGCTTACTGATGTCGATGTTTCCGAACTTGCAACATCCTCAGACTCGACACTCTCTTGCTGGAAAATATTGGTCCCTGATCGAAGTGTCAATACTATATCATTGAGCGATTCGCTAGATGGGATTTGATCAGCCTTATCATTCTCCATTTCCTGAGAAATTTCTTCAGCTATTGCCTTCATTTCTGGCTTTCTCTGTCCTGGTTTTCTTTTAATAACCTTTACATTCGACCAAACGGGGTCACGAGCTACGACTGCATCGTGTAGAGAGGGgttgacatttattttatggaGATTTGAAGGGTTGAACTGCCATTGCAATTGCTCTTTAAGTTTATTTAATTCAGCTTCCTGGTCCAATAGTGCGGCTTTCAACTTCATCTCTTCTTGCTTCAGTTGAGTAAGGTCATGATCTAGCCCTTCAATATGAGACTGTGACCTCTTTGATTCGAGTTCCATGCTTAGCATACGGCAACGAAAAGCTTCTAACTTTTCATCTTTGAGTCTCAGTTGTTCTGCAAAAACTTCTAATTCAAGATAGTGCCTTTGTTCAATAGCAAGCTTATACTTTTCTGCCTCAGAGTTTACCCAATTCTTTAAGGGCTCTACATCAGATGTTGAGTCTAGGACATCGAAATGGCAAAGTTAATAAGAAGAAATTCTCAACGACTAGAATTAAAACAATTTGAACTATATGAAATCTAATCAAACAAACAAGCTTGTAAGTTCCATATAAAGAAACAATCTTACGTGTTTCCTCCGTTCCATCAGTTGAACAAGGATCGGATGCTAGGGAAAGAACTTCTAGCCCTTTTCTTATCTTGGGTTTTTCATACTCTAGATGGTAATCCTTTTTCATCGATATGAAATTCCCAGCATCTAAAGACATCATGGCCCTCCCTGCAAATGCATGTGACTTTGAACTTACGTGCTTAGACAACATGTTTCTTAACgaatttctctcatttttcaatACAGAAACTGCCCTCAACCTCGCTGTTTCTAGCTCAGCCTGCTTTCTCTTGGCCGTCGATTCTTTCACTTCTTTTAAAAGCATTTGCTTCTCAGCCGTATCGAATTTAGATTTCCTTAACATAGCCGACAAAATCTGGTCTTTCTGTTCTGAATCCTTACGCATTTTAACAAGTTCCATAGATAATCTTTGAGTCGTCAAGATAGACCGCTCCTTCTGCGATAACACTGAATCAAGCTCTTCTCTTGCTGCTTCGACTTGCTTAAGGGCTCGACCCATCTCCGCCTCAAGCTGTCTTTGGTTAGACACAAGCTCAATAATCGCtgttttatgttttgtgatttcACCAGAATGACGTTGAGCCTCACGCTTAACGTTTTCTTTCAACTCCTCAATAAGGATCTCAGCCTTTTGTAGCCTTTCTTCAACCTCTTCTCTCTTCTTCAGCTGTTCATCAAAAGAATTATCCTTTGACAGCAAAATGACCTCGTTTTCATTCAATTTTTCGTTCAACTCAGCAATAGCCTTATCCTTGTCGTTCTCAAGAACTCTCAAATCGTTAAGTAAAGCGCCTATTTGCTGCCTAAGTACCTCTCTCTCATCCAACCACTTCTGCTCTCTAGATGAAATTATGCTCACAACTTTTTCATTAGCTTTTGCATCTTCGCTTCGCCGTTTCTTTAATTCTTTTATCTCTTTCAGTGCATTCTCCAACTTATGGAGAAGCTGAGTTTTAACGCTATTATTAGACTCCTCTGTTTGAACACTCCAAACTAGCAATCCCAGAAGATGGGCACTGCATTGAAGTATCCTATTTCTTATTTCTGACCATTTAGCATCACAAATTTCAGGCTCTGGCAAGAATTTAAGAGCAGAAAACGCGCAAGAAACACCGTAAAATATCGGATATAATCCTTCATTTTTCTCTTCAGAAACACCTTTTTCATCCATCACTCAGTTTCTATATCAGCCACCTCTGAACAAAAGCCACAAAAGGGAATCAAGATTTGAAAAAATCCACCTCAACTGGGACAAAATCAATAACTCTTTCAATAGATTCAAGGTTTATACATATTATCCACTGAAACCGAAAACGAAAGAGTAAATATGAAAACTTCAACAAATTAAACAGTACTGCAACTAATGTCCAAACAAATTGTGAAAATAACTAAAACGAGTAAACTTACAAGAAGAACAGGAGGGTAAGTGCACTTCAATCAACGCAAGAATCCCTTTTTTGTTAGACGTGAGTTTCACCTAAAAACAAGCACCCTATTGGGAATCAATTTCTGCTTTTCAAGAAACAAGCTAAGCAGAAGAACCCACCGGAAACGGGCAGGAACCATCTGTTTCTTGCTCAAATTATCCCACACAAATCATCAGAGAATGCCAAAGGCATTAACTTTACACGTGGGAAAACTGCAAAatcagttttttaaaaaactatacTGTCCAACAGAATtgcaagaaaaaagaaaaaccaaatacaaaaatataattcgTTTCCCTGGTTTTCAGTGCTGACCCCTTAAAAACCCCACTCTAGCAAATAACCTTTTTTCCCACTCTGCTTCAGTTTATGGCTTTGAATGTAAGGAGCAAAATATGCAAGATTTCAGGTAAATTGTCGCCATTGATACATAGGAAATCGAcgtaaaaaccaaaaaataatgATGTATCTTCATCAGAGGATCAagaattttctttgaaaatattattatatatgtagTATTCTTTCCAGGTTGGCTTGGC contains the following coding sequences:
- the LOC140986546 gene encoding uncharacterized protein, giving the protein LPPSQIYLYIHTHTLKLCVCIYNVRCRRELVYVIITPMGLEVDDRNEIKPKLSLSKLPSKPSEPIQMLTPPLHQSLSVPFRWEVEPGKARSTDAVTFSMPSKSVAARRLDLPPRLMSNDDSKISMMSSSPVTVLDGPYVGRSMSLACTFSFRKGVVTAQEEDVRLKKRSGARKLGSGRWGSFKEERKFSLSDAFKNEKKTKRFIKRSFFNLSGMNSNIWVSTL
- the LOC140985675 gene encoding uncharacterized protein At4g00950-like, coding for MGLKVDDHYEINGPNSTPKLSLSKLPTKPREPIQMLTPPLHQSLSIPFQWEVAPGKARAAKATATPPYTATARRPPSKNLVARRLDLPPRLLNDDSEMTIMSSPVTVLEGPYVGRSLSLACTFSFRKGVVAAGEEGAKRGGARNFGSGRWGSFKEEGKFSLSDAFKNEKRIKRFKRRSFFNLSGMDSNILADICASFKHAVPWRRRR
- the LOC140986440 gene encoding uncharacterized protein isoform X1 — translated: MDEKGVSEEKNEGLYPIFYGVSCAFSALKFLPEPEICDAKWSEIRNRILQCSAHLLGLLVWSVQTEESNNSVKTQLLHKLENALKEIKELKKRRSEDAKANEKVVSIISSREQKWLDEREVLRQQIGALLNDLRVLENDKDKAIAELNEKLNENEVILLSKDNSFDEQLKKREEVEERLQKAEILIEELKENVKREAQRHSGEITKHKTAIIELVSNQRQLEAEMGRALKQVEAAREELDSVLSQKERSILTTQRLSMELVKMRKDSEQKDQILSAMLRKSKFDTAEKQMLLKEVKESTAKRKQAELETARLRAVSVLKNERNSLRNMLSKHVSSKSHAFAGRAMMSLDAGNFISMKKDYHLEYEKPKIRKGLEVLSLASDPCSTDGTEETHSTSDVEPLKNWVNSEAEKYKLAIEQRHYLELEVFAEQLRLKDEKLEAFRCRMLSMELESKRSQSHIEGLDHDLTQLKQEEMKLKAALLDQEAELNKLKEQLQWQFNPSNLHKINVNPSLHDAVVARDPVWSNVKVIKRKPGQRKPEMKAIAEEISQEMENDKADQIPSSESLNDIVLTLRSGTNIFQQESVESEDVASSETSTSVSQELSNKSNWKMDIHALGVSYKIKRLKQQLLMLERLTGKQESNENGGNKNGVCGLKGFYPLISLLNKQVDRYQSLQAKNDDLCKRMHEKNLNLNNGGSNTAKTEDETKILEQFLEETFQLQRYIVATGQKLMEVQAKIASGFVCDTEDIEKPATFDMKRFADSIRTLFREVQRGLEVQISRIIGDLEGTLACNGIMHLKK
- the LOC140986440 gene encoding uncharacterized protein isoform X2, which produces MDEKGVSEEKNEGLYPIFYGVSCAFSALKFLPEPEICDAKWSEIRNRILQCSAHLLGLLVWSVQTEESNNSVKTQLLHKLENALKEIKELKKRRSEDAKANEKVVSIISSREQKWLDEREVLRQQIGALLNDLRVLENDKDKAIAELNEKLNENEVILLSKDNSFDEQLKKREEVEERLQKAEILIEELKENVKREAQRHSGEITKHKTAIIELVSNQRQLEAEMGRALKQVEAAREELDSVLSQKERSILTTQRLSMELVKMRKDSEQKDQILSAMLRKSKFDTAEKQMLLKEVKESTAKRKQAELETARLRAVSVLKNERNSLRNMLSKHVSSKSHAFAGRAMMSLDAGNFISMKKDYHLEYEKPKIRKGLEVLSLASDPCSTDGTEETQPLKNWVNSEAEKYKLAIEQRHYLELEVFAEQLRLKDEKLEAFRCRMLSMELESKRSQSHIEGLDHDLTQLKQEEMKLKAALLDQEAELNKLKEQLQWQFNPSNLHKINVNPSLHDAVVARDPVWSNVKVIKRKPGQRKPEMKAIAEEISQEMENDKADQIPSSESLNDIVLTLRSGTNIFQQESVESEDVASSETSTSVSQELSNKSNWKMDIHALGVSYKIKRLKQQLLMLERLTGKQESNENGGNKNGVCGLKGFYPLISLLNKQVDRYQSLQAKNDDLCKRMHEKNLNLNNGGSNTAKTEDETKILEQFLEETFQLQRYIVATGQKLMEVQAKIASGFVCDTEDIEKPATFDMKRFADSIRTLFREVQRGLEVQISRIIGDLEGTLACNGIMHLKK